One Anastrepha obliqua isolate idAnaObli1 chromosome 6, idAnaObli1_1.0, whole genome shotgun sequence DNA window includes the following coding sequences:
- the LOC129250334 gene encoding uncharacterized protein K02A2.6-like, translating into MPEQEELMKLLQMQSKLLEQLTQKSKQPVENSKEQLMESLAKSIAEFCYDATNALTFDTWYARHEDVFFVDGKDLDEASRVRLLMRKLNPIAYNKYATYILPKNPRDFTFEETVSKLGEMFGANESLFSIRYKCLQISKNQQEDLVSYAARVNAQCEKFRLSELSADQFKCLIYVFGLQAHTEADIRIKILAKLEEDSQQTLNSLVSHAKKFINLKKDTAMVEETKAVITNAIHANTRQSKNDATKNSKTNKAKIPKTPCWNCGDMHYAKYCTYRNQKCNKYGHTEGYCNSYSASKSKSTRPQRHKQQQTSNKGHNSCLQVNSITHVNRRKYATVSIKPIETATSSFPSCDVRMQVDTASDVSLMGKFTWIQMGQPGIRLENKYVTSASKDKIQLLAEFSCEARLNGEVQYCNLFVANIDSLNILGVDWCDIFHIWEKPLNLICNNIISVQDQQSTILKHIQQDYADIFKPNLESCSTVTSALHLKPDAKQIFRAKRPVAHSMLPYIEEELNRLHQLGVITPVEFSEWAAPIVAVKKPSGKVRICGDYSSGLNAWLEPHQYPLHTPEEIYAKVAGSHCFTVIDLSDAYLQIPVTAESAKLLTINTHMGLFTFNRLAPGIKSAPGALQQIMDTILAGIDDTVAYIDDIIIGGATFEKHVENLHKEAQQIQKYKFRVQFDKCKFFAAQVKYLGNILSKTGIKPDPTKISRILALPEPKNMSEVRAFLGCVNYYGKFIAEMSKIRAPLDKLLHKNEKFNWNADCQKAFQQFKRILNSDLMLTHYNPNLPLKVAADASNRGIGAFICHVFPDGSEKVIQHASKALTDAEQKYSQIEKEALALDFALKKFHRFIFGRKFTLCTDHKPLIAIFGKNKGIPTYAANRLQRCALILMMYDFNIQYIKTTEFGCVDMLSRLIANHTKQDEDMVIACTQMEEERNTIIEDQCEKLPVSFEMIRKATKQCSTAQAVINALSNGWKQEITPELQPLYARKDALSVIQECLMFHERIVIPKKLQLRILRQLHRGHPGRERMKLLARSYMYWPGVDEDIVSYSRNSQLCASTAKMPVKHTLRSWPLATKPMERLHIDIAGPCNGFYYFVIVDAFSKWPEIFQVENITTQTIISKLNETLSRYGDCDTLVSDNGTQFTSGAFEQFVTSRGIQHIRTSPYHPQSNGQAERFVDTLKRALKN; encoded by the coding sequence ATGCCAGAACAAGAGGAGCTTATGAAACTGTTGCAGATGCAAAGCAAATTACTGGAGCAATTGACTCAAAAATCAAAGCAGCCAGTAGAAAATTCAAAGGAACAGTTGATGGAGTCATTGGCAAAAAGCATAGCAGAATTTTGCTATGATGCCACAAACGCACTCACATTCGACACGTGGTATGCACGTCACGAAGACGTTTTCTTCGTCGATGGCAAAGATTTGGACGAAGCATCACGCGTTCGCCTCTTAATGAGGAAGCTAAATCCAATTGCGTATAACAAGTATGCAACatatattttaccaaaaaatccaCGAGATTTCACATTCGAAGAAACAGTCTCCAAGCTGGGAGAAATGTTCGGTGCAAATGAATCGCTCTTCAGTATAAGATACAAATGTTTGCAAATTAGTAAGAATCAACAGGAAGACCTGGTATCGTATGCAGCCAGGGTCAATGCTCAATGTGAAAAATTTAGACTGTCGGAACTTTCGGCAGATCAATTCAAATGCCTCATCTATGTATTTGGGTTGCAAGCACACACAGAAGCCGACATTCGTATAAAAATATTGGCAAAACTAGAAGAAGATTCACAGCAAACATTAAACTCTCTGGTGAGTCATgcgaaaaaattcatcaatctAAAGAAAGATACAGCAATGGTGGAAGAGACAAAAGCCGTAATAACCAACGCAATACATGCAAATACACGCCAAAGCAAGAACGATGCaactaaaaatagcaaaacaaataaaGCGAAGATTCCAAAAACACCCTGTTGGAATTGCGGAGACATGCACTatgcaaaatattgtacatatcGCAATCAAAAGTGTAACAAATACGGTCATACGGAGGGGTACTGTAATTCATACAGCGccagcaaaagcaaaagcacaaGACCTCAGCgacacaagcaacaacaaacgaGCAACAAAGGTCACAACAGTTGCTTACAAGTAAATTCAATAACGCATGTTAATCGACGCAAATACGCAACCGTAAGCATAAAGCCGATAGAAACCGCAACTTCATCGTTTCCGTCGTGTGATGTCAGAATGCAGGTGGACACCGCCTCGGACGTCTCGCTAATGGGAAAGTTCACATGGATACAAATGGGTCAACCGGGAATACGGTTGGAGAACAAATACGTTACCAGCGCATCAAAAGATAAGATTCAACTACTAGCCGAATTTTCTTGTGAAGCTAGGCTAAACGGGGAAGTACAATACTGTAATTTATTCGTAGCAAATATTGATTCTTTGAACATCTTAGGAGTTGACTGGTGTGACATTTTCCATATTTGGGAAAAGCCTCTCAATCTCATTTGTAACAACATCATATCGGTTCAAGATCAACAATCTACTATTTTGAAGCATATACAGCAAGACTATGCGGACATATTCAAGCCAAATCTGGAAAGTTGTAGCACAGTTACATCAGCATTGCATCTAAAGCCGGatgctaaacaaatttttcgcgcaaaaaggCCAGTAGCACATTCCATGCTACCGTACATTGAAGAAGAACTAAATAGATTACATCAATTAGGGGTTATCACCCCTGTAGAATTTTCTGAATGGGCAGCGCCTATCGTCGCAGTGAAGAAACCGTCTGGCAAGGTTCGGATCTGTGGCGATTATTCATCAGGGCTAAACGCATGGTTAGAGCCGCATCAATATCCGCTGCACACGCCAGAAGAAATTTACGCAAAGGTCGCGGGAAGTCATTGTTTTACCGTAATAGACCTATCAGACGCGTATCTACAGATACCCGTCACAGCAGAGTCAGCCAAGCTGCTCACCATTAACACGCATATGGGTCTGTTTACGTTCAATCGACTCGCACCAGGTATCAAAAGCGCTCCAGGAGCGTTGCAACAAATCATGGACACCATATTGGCAGGCATAGATGACACCGTCGCTTACATAGATGACATCATTATAGGCGGTGCAACCTTTGAGAAACATGTCGAAAACCTTCATAAAGAGGCGCAACAGATACAGAAGTATAAATTTCGGGTCCAGTTCgacaaatgcaaattttttgctgcacaggtAAAATATTTGGGAAACATTTTAAGCAAAACAGGTATAAAACCTGACCCCACCAAAATAAGCCGGATTCTAGCACTACCAGAACCCAAAAATATGTCAGAAGTGCGAGCATTTCTGGGCTGTGTAAATTATTATGGAAAATTCATCGCAGAAATGTCCAAAATCAGAGCACCTTTGGACAAATTgcttcataaaaatgaaaagtttaatTGGAACGCTGATTGCCAAAAAGCTTTCCAGCAATTCAAACGCATTTTAAATTCAGATTTAATGCTTACGCATTATAACCCCAATTTACCATTGAAAGTGGCAGCAGACGCCTCCAATAGAGGAATCGGTGCGTTTATTTGTCACGTTTTTCCGGACGGATCAGAGAAGGTTATACAACACGCCTCAAAAGCTTTAACGGATGCAGAGCAAAAGTACTCGCAAATTGAAAAGGAAGCATTAGCATTAGATTTTGCGCTAAAGAAGTTCCACAGATTTATTTTTGGACGTAAGTTCACATTGTGCACGGATCATAAGCCGCTAATcgcaatatttggtaaaaataaGGGCATCCCAACGTACGCAGCAAATAGGCTTCAGCGATGCGCACTAATATTGATGATGTACGACTTCAATATCCaatacattaaaacaacagaatTTGGATGTGTAGACATGCTTTCGCGCCTTATAGCCAATCACACAAAGCAAGACGAAGACATGGTGATAGCTTGTACGCAAATGGAAGAAGAAAGGAACACGATTATTGAAGACCAATGTGAAAAACTTCCGGTgagttttgaaatgataagaaaagctaCAAAGCAATGTTCAACGGCCCAAGCTGTCATAAACGCATTATCAAATGGATGGAAGCAAGAAATAACACCAGAATTACAGCCACTTTATGCACGGAAAGATGCACTCAGCGTGATTCAAGAGTGCCTAATGTTTCATGAACGCATAGTGATTCCGAAGAAATTACAACTACGAATTTTACGTCAACTACACAGAGGACATCCAGGTAGAGAACGGATGAAATTGTTAGCAAGGAGTTACATGTATTGGCCTGGTGTGGACGAAGATATAGTCTCGTATTCACGAAATAGTCAACTTTGTGCATCAACAGCAAAAATGCCTGTAAAACATACACTTCGATCATGGCCGTTAGCAACAAAACCAATGGAACGGTTACACATTGATATAGCAGGACCATGCAATGGTTTTTATTACTTCGTAATCGTAGATGCATTTTCAAAATGGCCTGAAATTTTTCAAGTAGAGAATATCACAACGCAAACAATCATTAGCAAGCTAAATGAAACGCTTTCACGTTACGGAGATTGTGACACACTGGTCTCCGATAACGGCACACAATTTACGAGCGGAGCGTTCGAACAATTCGTAACATCGCGGGGTATTCAACACATAAGGACATCGCCTTATCATCCCCAGTCCAATGGACAAGCGGAACGGTTCGTAGATACACTGAAAagggcattaaaaaattaa